A single genomic interval of Streptomyces showdoensis harbors:
- a CDS encoding AfsR/SARP family transcriptional regulator translates to MGLEFAILGPPRAWHDGHERALGRPQQRALLCALLLAPGELVPTQRLITALWGEDDEGWPKDPVGQIGTHAHRLRRALDAPDALLGSSGGYRLAIAREAVDVFRYEDEAARATALLRGDPEAARELAVTALGRWRGGPLDGVPGPLARRTRDRLTASRHAVRMTLYKAELALGRHAEALPALRELAAAHPEDEEAHRLCLLALYRCGRRPEALALFAALRERLDRRLGIDPGGAVTALYGRIRRDDRSLAVPAPPRRPARPCQLPPDIPDLVGRGAQVREAERLLRAGSPVVAVSGPYGTGTSTLAVHLAHRVRDAFPDGQLYARGDAVGDVREVMAGFLRSLGERPPEDACAGALGARYRAALAGRRVLVLLDGAPEPGVLLPDVAGCAALVAETGGELAAEVARLRIGPLEPDDAYELLVRIAGRDRIHRESGAARELAALCGHLPARLRTAAARLAARPQWSVADLVGRLSA, encoded by the coding sequence ATGGGACTCGAATTCGCCATTCTCGGCCCGCCCCGCGCGTGGCACGACGGGCACGAGCGCGCGCTCGGACGCCCGCAGCAGCGCGCGCTGTTGTGCGCCCTGCTGCTCGCGCCCGGCGAACTCGTGCCCACGCAGCGGCTGATCACCGCGCTGTGGGGCGAGGACGACGAGGGCTGGCCCAAGGACCCGGTCGGCCAGATCGGCACGCACGCCCACCGGCTCCGCCGGGCGCTCGACGCGCCGGACGCTCTGCTCGGCTCCTCGGGCGGCTACCGGCTGGCGATCGCCCGCGAGGCGGTGGACGTCTTCCGGTACGAGGACGAGGCCGCCCGCGCCACGGCCCTGCTGCGGGGCGACCCGGAGGCGGCCCGCGAGCTGGCGGTCACGGCCCTCGGCCGCTGGCGGGGCGGCCCGCTCGACGGGGTGCCGGGGCCGCTCGCCCGGCGCACCCGGGACCGGCTCACGGCCTCCCGGCACGCGGTGCGGATGACCCTGTACAAGGCGGAGCTGGCGCTGGGCCGGCACGCCGAGGCGCTGCCCGCGCTGCGCGAACTGGCGGCGGCGCACCCGGAGGACGAGGAGGCCCACCGGCTCTGCCTGCTCGCGCTGTACCGGTGCGGGCGCCGGCCGGAGGCGCTCGCCCTGTTCGCGGCGCTGCGCGAGCGGCTCGACCGGCGGCTCGGGATCGACCCGGGCGGCGCGGTGACCGCGCTGTACGGGCGGATCCGCCGGGACGACCGCTCGCTGGCGGTGCCCGCTCCGCCGCGCCGCCCGGCGCGGCCCTGCCAGCTGCCCCCGGACATCCCCGACCTGGTCGGACGCGGGGCCCAGGTCCGGGAGGCGGAGCGGCTGCTGCGGGCCGGCAGCCCGGTGGTGGCGGTCTCGGGGCCGTACGGGACGGGCACGTCGACCCTCGCGGTGCACCTGGCGCACCGGGTGCGGGACGCCTTCCCGGACGGGCAGTTGTACGCGCGGGGCGACGCGGTCGGGGACGTACGGGAGGTCATGGCCGGTTTCCTGCGGTCCCTGGGCGAGCGGCCGCCCGAGGACGCGTGCGCGGGGGCGCTCGGTGCCCGCTACCGGGCGGCGCTCGCGGGCCGCCGGGTGCTGGTGCTGCTCGACGGGGCGCCGGAGCCGGGGGTGCTGCTGCCGGACGTGGCGGGGTGCGCGGCGCTGGTGGCGGAGACGGGCGGGGAGCTGGCGGCGGAGGTGGCGCGGCTGCGGATCGGGCCGCTGGAGCCGGACGACGCGTACGAGCTGCTGGTCCGGATCGCCGGCCGGGACCGGATCCACCGCGAGTCCGGCGCGGCGCGCGAACTGGCCGCGCTGTGCGGGCATCTGCCGGCCCGGCTGCGTACGGCGGCGGCCCGGCTCGCGGCGCGTCCGCAGTGGTCGGTCGCGGACCTGGTGGGCCGGCTCTCGGCGTGA
- a CDS encoding UPF0182 family protein — MPDRGGGTGPSGPRIRVGRPSRRARTLLMTLGVLAVLAMLFVMFAGFWTDWLWFRSVHYSSVFTTTLWTKIGLFLVFGLLMALAVGLNIWLAYRLRPPLSAMSMEQQSLDRYRMGLAPFKKWVLLAVTALVGLIAGASASGQWRTWLMWVNGVSFGQKDPQFQLDVAFYAFDLPWYRFLLAFGFGATVLSLIAAALTHYLYGGLRVTSPGARATAAATGHLSVLLGVFVSLKAVAYWLDRYGLAVKSSDFKATGNWTGLRYVDANAYLPAKTILFCIAVICALLFFATLWRRTWQLPVIGFGLMVLSAILIGGLYPAIVQKFQVQPNEQAKEAPYIQKNIDATRKAYDIDSTEPENYSGKSTVKAKDQLRADADTAASYRLIDPNIVSPTFQQLEQKRKYYQFPLTLDVDRYQGKDTVVGLRELNIKGIPKRNWINDHFTYTHGYGAIMATGTQTDANGSPIFTESGLPTTGMLGPYEQRIYYGEKTDQYSIVGGPQKELDYEENGEKTTSYQGNSGVSLSNTFNRAAYAVAFSEPQILYSGAIGDGSRILYNRTPKERVEAVAPWLTIDGDAYPAVVDGRIQWIVDAYTTTNGYPYASRTTLGDTTADSLTVGNQQRAVVAQQNQVNYIRNSVKATVDAYDGTVNLYQWDEQDPVLKTWMKAFPGTVKDRSEIDADLMKHLRYPQDMFKVQRELLTRYHVQDPAQFYSGSDAWQVPDDPTNKDGNAVPPYYLSMKMPGEPSEQFSLTTTFTPAGRPNLGAFMAVDADANSKDYGKIRLLRVTSDVPGPQQVQNKLNSLPSVATFVRDMKGADSDILYGNLLTVPLDGGFLYVEPVYAQGRNAQYPLLKKVAVSYVDADQPDGDTTKDTTVFENTLTEALNAVFGVEGNTPPPTQPPGTTKPTPPASNDAALKQAIADAQKAYDDGEAALQKGDWTAYGKAQADLQDALQRAADAGAKLQTPAGGAKPTPKATPSSSASPPANPGG; from the coding sequence ATGCCGGACCGCGGAGGCGGCACAGGTCCGTCCGGGCCAAGGATCAGAGTCGGCCGGCCGTCCCGGCGGGCCCGTACGCTGCTCATGACGCTGGGCGTGCTGGCCGTCCTCGCCATGCTGTTCGTGATGTTCGCCGGATTCTGGACGGACTGGCTCTGGTTCCGTTCCGTCCATTACTCGTCCGTGTTCACCACCACGCTGTGGACCAAGATCGGACTCTTCCTGGTCTTCGGTCTGCTCATGGCGCTGGCCGTCGGACTGAACATCTGGCTGGCGTACCGGCTGCGGCCGCCGCTGAGCGCGATGTCGATGGAGCAGCAGAGCCTCGACCGCTACCGGATGGGTCTCGCCCCCTTCAAGAAGTGGGTGCTGCTCGCCGTCACGGCCCTGGTCGGCCTGATCGCCGGCGCCTCCGCCTCCGGGCAGTGGCGCACCTGGCTGATGTGGGTGAACGGGGTCTCCTTCGGGCAGAAGGACCCGCAGTTCCAGCTGGACGTGGCGTTCTACGCCTTCGACCTGCCCTGGTACCGCTTCCTGCTCGCCTTCGGCTTCGGCGCCACCGTGCTCTCGCTGATCGCGGCGGCCCTCACGCACTACCTGTACGGCGGACTGCGCGTCACCAGCCCGGGCGCCCGCGCCACGGCGGCGGCGACCGGACACCTGTCGGTGCTGCTGGGCGTCTTCGTGTCGCTGAAGGCCGTGGCGTACTGGCTGGACCGGTACGGCCTGGCGGTGAAGTCCAGCGACTTCAAGGCCACCGGCAACTGGACCGGCCTGCGGTACGTGGACGCCAACGCCTACCTTCCGGCGAAGACGATCCTGTTCTGCATCGCGGTGATCTGCGCCCTGCTGTTCTTCGCCACCCTGTGGCGGCGCACCTGGCAGCTCCCGGTGATCGGCTTCGGCCTGATGGTGCTGTCGGCGATCCTGATCGGCGGCCTGTACCCGGCCATCGTGCAGAAGTTCCAGGTCCAGCCGAACGAGCAGGCCAAGGAAGCGCCGTACATCCAGAAGAACATCGACGCGACGCGCAAGGCGTACGACATCGACTCCACCGAGCCGGAGAACTACTCGGGCAAGTCGACGGTCAAGGCCAAGGACCAGCTCCGCGCGGACGCCGACACGGCGGCCAGCTACCGGCTGATCGACCCGAACATCGTGTCGCCGACCTTCCAGCAGCTGGAGCAGAAGCGGAAGTACTACCAGTTCCCGCTGACCCTCGACGTCGACCGCTACCAGGGCAAGGACACCGTCGTCGGCCTGCGTGAGCTGAACATCAAGGGCATCCCGAAGCGGAACTGGATCAACGACCACTTCACCTACACCCACGGCTACGGCGCGATCATGGCCACGGGTACCCAGACGGACGCCAACGGGTCGCCGATCTTCACCGAGTCGGGGCTGCCGACCACGGGCATGCTCGGCCCGTACGAGCAGCGCATCTACTACGGCGAGAAGACCGACCAGTACTCGATCGTGGGCGGGCCCCAGAAGGAGCTCGACTACGAGGAGAACGGCGAGAAGACCACCAGCTACCAGGGCAACAGCGGGGTCAGCCTCTCCAACACCTTCAACCGCGCCGCCTACGCGGTCGCGTTCAGCGAGCCGCAGATCCTCTACTCGGGGGCCATCGGCGACGGCTCGCGGATCCTGTACAACCGCACGCCCAAGGAGCGCGTCGAGGCGGTCGCCCCCTGGCTGACCATCGACGGCGACGCCTACCCGGCGGTCGTGGACGGGCGCATCCAGTGGATCGTCGACGCGTACACCACCACCAACGGCTACCCGTACGCCTCGCGCACCACCCTCGGCGACACCACGGCCGACTCCCTGACGGTCGGCAACCAGCAGCGCGCGGTCGTCGCCCAGCAGAACCAGGTCAACTACATCCGCAACTCGGTGAAGGCCACCGTCGACGCCTATGACGGCACGGTGAACCTCTACCAGTGGGACGAGCAGGACCCGGTCCTCAAGACCTGGATGAAGGCCTTCCCCGGCACGGTCAAGGACCGTTCGGAGATCGACGCCGACCTCATGAAGCACCTGCGCTACCCGCAGGACATGTTCAAGGTCCAGCGCGAGCTGCTCACCCGCTACCACGTGCAGGACCCGGCCCAGTTCTACAGCGGCTCGGACGCCTGGCAGGTGCCGGACGACCCGACCAACAAGGACGGCAACGCGGTTCCGCCGTACTACCTGAGCATGAAGATGCCCGGGGAGCCGTCCGAGCAGTTCTCTCTGACGACGACGTTCACCCCGGCCGGGCGGCCCAACCTGGGCGCCTTCATGGCGGTGGACGCCGACGCCAACAGCAAGGACTACGGCAAGATAAGGCTGCTGAGAGTCACCTCGGACGTCCCCGGACCCCAGCAGGTGCAGAACAAGCTCAACAGCCTTCCGTCCGTGGCGACCTTCGTGCGGGACATGAAGGGCGCCGACTCCGACATCCTGTACGGCAACCTGCTCACGGTGCCGCTCGACGGCGGCTTCCTCTACGTCGAGCCGGTGTACGCCCAGGGCCGCAACGCGCAGTACCCGCTGCTGAAGAAGGTCGCGGTGTCCTACGTGGACGCGGACCAGCCGGACGGGGACACCACCAAGGACACCACGGTGTTCGAGAACACCCTCACGGAGGCGCTGAACGCGGTCTTCGGGGTCGAGGGCAACACCCCGCCGCCGACCCAGCCGCCGGGCACGACCAAGCCGACGCCGCCGGCGAGCAACGACGCCGCGCTCAAGCAGGCGATCGCGGACGCGCAGAAGGCGTACGACGACGGCGAGGCCGCCCTCCAGAAGGGCGACTGGACGGCGTACGGCAAGGCCCAGGCGGACCTGCAGGACGCGCTGCAGCGCGCGGCCGACGCGGGGGCGAAGCTCCAGACCCCCGCCGGGGGCGCCAAGCCCACGCCGAAGGCCACCCCGAGCAGCTCGGCGAGCCCGCCGGCGAACCCGGGGGGATGA
- a CDS encoding molybdenum cofactor biosynthesis protein MoaE gives MADTHAHPSDHPGELGADDPIRLLAIRDTPLSVDEVFRAVGDDAAGGTTLFVGTVRNHDGGADVDALGYSCHPSAEAELRRVAEKVVADYPVRALAAVHRVGDLRVGDIAVVVAVSCPHRGEAFEACRKLIDDLKHEVPIWKHQTFSDGTEEWVGAC, from the coding sequence ATGGCAGACACGCACGCCCACCCGAGCGACCACCCCGGCGAGCTGGGCGCGGACGACCCGATCAGGCTCCTGGCGATCCGCGACACCCCGCTCTCCGTCGACGAGGTCTTCCGCGCGGTCGGCGACGACGCCGCCGGCGGCACGACCCTCTTCGTGGGCACGGTCCGCAATCACGACGGCGGTGCCGACGTCGACGCCCTGGGCTACTCCTGCCACCCCAGCGCCGAGGCCGAGCTGCGCCGGGTCGCCGAGAAGGTCGTGGCCGACTACCCGGTCCGCGCCCTGGCCGCCGTCCACCGGGTGGGTGACCTCCGTGTGGGTGACATCGCGGTCGTCGTCGCCGTCTCCTGCCCGCACCGCGGCGAGGCCTTCGAGGCCTGCCGCAAGCTCATCGACGACCTCAAGCACGAGGTCCCGATCTGGAAGCACCAGACCTTCTCGGACGGTACCGAGGAGTGGGTCGGCGCCTGCTGA
- a CDS encoding Fur family transcriptional regulator: MSDLLERLRGRGWRMTAQRRVVAEVLDGDHVHLTADEVHARAVTRLPEISRATVYNTLGEMVTLGEVLEVATDGRAKRYDPNAHRPHQHLVCGRCGAIRDVHPAGDPLADLPDAERFGFTISNVEVTYRGICPSCATTA; encoded by the coding sequence ATGAGTGACCTGTTGGAACGACTGCGCGGCCGCGGATGGCGGATGACCGCGCAGCGGCGTGTCGTGGCCGAGGTCCTCGACGGGGATCACGTGCACCTGACCGCCGACGAGGTCCACGCCCGCGCCGTCACGAGGCTGCCGGAGATCTCCCGGGCGACCGTCTACAACACGCTGGGCGAGATGGTCACGCTCGGCGAGGTGCTGGAGGTCGCGACCGACGGACGCGCCAAGCGCTACGACCCGAACGCCCACCGGCCGCACCAGCACCTGGTCTGCGGCCGGTGCGGTGCGATCCGCGACGTGCACCCGGCCGGCGACCCGCTGGCCGACCTGCCGGACGCGGAGCGCTTCGGCTTCACCATCTCGAACGTCGAGGTCACCTACCGGGGCATCTGCCCGAGCTGCGCGACGACCGCGTAG
- a CDS encoding CBS domain-containing protein gives MFVRDAMSTVVLTIGPAHTLRQAARLMSARRVGAAVVLDADAGGLGILTERDILNAIGRDGDPDHETADAHTTRDVVFAAPTWTLDEAAEAMTRGGFRHLVVLDDHGPVGIVSVRDIIRCWMPVQSAA, from the coding sequence ATGTTCGTCCGCGACGCCATGAGCACGGTGGTCCTCACCATCGGCCCGGCCCATACCCTCCGCCAGGCGGCCCGCCTGATGTCGGCGCGCCGCGTCGGCGCCGCCGTCGTCCTCGACGCCGACGCCGGCGGGCTCGGCATCCTCACCGAGCGCGACATCCTCAACGCCATCGGCCGGGACGGGGATCCCGACCACGAGACCGCCGACGCCCACACCACCAGGGACGTCGTCTTCGCCGCCCCGACCTGGACCCTGGACGAGGCCGCCGAGGCCATGACCCGCGGGGGCTTCCGCCACCTGGTGGTCCTGGACGACCACGGGCCGGTGGGCATCGTCTCCGTGCGCGACATCATCCGCTGCTGGATGCCGGTGCAGAGCGCCGCCTGA
- a CDS encoding PPA1309 family protein — protein sequence MSNVSPSGPQMAASPLTRAVLEIDEYASGLGWDQPARLFALVDTAKLRAQEPSLASQLGLGAEAAAGYTPIEQDQLPRGKALDEFLGTIAWPDAVTGCALTVERMMLPPSAEAAVPKDLGGAALAKWVARHPDRQEVRMTVAVLRDGSREAAIRLREKDSPNEVLTGPDLVPGLAEALSATFAS from the coding sequence ATGTCCAACGTTTCCCCCTCCGGCCCCCAGATGGCCGCGAGCCCCCTCACCCGCGCCGTGCTCGAGATCGACGAGTACGCCTCGGGCCTCGGCTGGGACCAGCCGGCCCGTCTCTTCGCCCTGGTCGACACCGCCAAGCTGCGCGCCCAGGAGCCCTCGCTCGCCTCCCAGCTCGGCCTCGGCGCCGAGGCCGCCGCCGGCTACACCCCGATCGAGCAGGACCAGCTGCCCCGCGGCAAGGCCCTCGACGAGTTCCTCGGCACGATCGCCTGGCCCGACGCGGTGACCGGCTGCGCGCTGACCGTGGAGCGGATGATGCTGCCGCCGTCCGCCGAGGCCGCCGTGCCCAAGGACCTGGGCGGGGCCGCGCTGGCCAAGTGGGTGGCCCGGCACCCGGACCGCCAGGAGGTCCGGATGACCGTGGCCGTGCTGCGCGACGGCTCCCGCGAGGCGGCGATCCGGCTGCGCGAGAAGGACTCGCCGAACGAGGTGCTCACCGGCCCCGACCTGGTGCCGGGTCTCGCCGAGGCGCTGTCGGCGACCTTCGCCTCCTGA
- a CDS encoding YlbL family protein: MPRRTATMLASTLVLITLLCVGVLIPVPYSEMSPGPTVNTLGEARGEPVLQISGRQTYPTTGHLNMTTVRVTGADYNMNAVEAVYGWLAHDSVVVPHDTLYPDGKTEEQSSQENAEEFSQSQESAKVAALGELGIPVTTRVVVATVVKDTPAEGRLHAGDVIRAVDGVAVKEPGDVAKQVTKRKPGEDVEFTIVPAKEAAAAEKAHKDATTTQKVVITTVKSQEGDRAIVGIQAGTDHVFPFTIDINLADVGGPSAGLMFALGIVDKLTPESLTGGKFIAGTGTIDDKGKVGPIGGIEMKLVGARDAGAEYFLTPADNCAAAAADTPDGLTLVKVGTIDDATKALEKLRKGDTASLPSCSKS, encoded by the coding sequence ATGCCACGCCGCACCGCGACGATGCTCGCCTCCACCCTGGTCCTGATCACGCTGCTCTGCGTGGGCGTCCTCATCCCGGTGCCGTACTCGGAGATGAGCCCCGGTCCGACGGTGAACACGCTCGGCGAGGCACGCGGCGAGCCGGTCCTCCAGATCTCGGGTCGTCAGACCTACCCGACCACCGGCCACCTCAACATGACGACGGTCCGGGTCACCGGCGCGGACTACAACATGAACGCGGTCGAGGCCGTCTACGGCTGGCTCGCCCACGACAGCGTCGTGGTCCCGCACGACACGCTCTACCCGGACGGCAAGACCGAGGAGCAGTCGAGCCAGGAGAACGCCGAGGAGTTCAGCCAGTCCCAGGAGAGCGCCAAGGTCGCGGCCCTCGGGGAGCTGGGCATCCCGGTGACCACCCGGGTCGTCGTCGCCACCGTCGTCAAGGACACCCCCGCCGAGGGCAGGCTGCACGCCGGCGACGTGATCCGCGCGGTCGACGGGGTGGCCGTCAAGGAGCCCGGCGACGTCGCCAAGCAGGTCACCAAGCGCAAGCCCGGTGAGGACGTCGAGTTCACGATCGTCCCGGCCAAGGAGGCCGCCGCGGCCGAGAAGGCCCACAAGGACGCCACGACGACCCAGAAGGTGGTCATCACCACCGTGAAGTCACAGGAGGGCGACCGGGCCATCGTCGGCATCCAGGCCGGCACCGACCACGTCTTCCCGTTCACCATCGACATCAACCTGGCCGACGTCGGCGGCCCCAGCGCCGGTCTGATGTTCGCGCTCGGCATCGTCGACAAGCTCACCCCCGAGTCCCTGACCGGCGGCAAGTTCATCGCCGGCACCGGCACCATCGACGACAAGGGCAAGGTCGGCCCGATCGGCGGCATCGAGATGAAGCTGGTCGGCGCGCGGGACGCGGGCGCCGAGTACTTCCTCACGCCGGCGGACAACTGCGCGGCCGCGGCCGCCGACACGCCCGACGGCCTCACCCTCGTCAAGGTGGGCACCATCGACGACGCGACCAAGGCCCTGGAGAAGCTGCGCAAGGGCGACACCGCGTCCCTGCCCAGCTGCTCCAAGAGCTGA
- a CDS encoding tetratricopeptide repeat protein, which yields MVFMGDRATLLETGRFVQRHARNAADEIIEAAGAVDETVDTTAEHETEAETEARHRRAAESGDAASMSVFGALLLRRGDLDGAEPYLRGATAEGDRAAANNLGVLLHQRGYPDEAAGWWRVAAVAGSAPAAHALGRHHRERGDEPGAEYWLRQSAEQGHALGAYALADLLEHRSDVGAERWLRAAAEQGHREAAYRLALSLERRATEPARGPHTYDTATGLRTAADGAAPAGEGAAAPKGGLTEAEQWFRQAAARGHRRAALHLGVLLEKRGELKEAGRWYLSSAKDGEAKAACALGFLLRDAGDEESAAVWWLRAAQDGDGNAANALGALHAARGEQQTAERWYRAAMDAGDVNGAYNLGLLCAAQERTAQAEQWYRRAAYAGHREAANALAVLLLQAGDAGGAEPWFSKAAEAGSVDAAFNLGILHAGRDDDRTALSWYERAAAAGHTEAALQVGIACLRDGDEQGAERHLRCAAGGGSAEAAFRLASVLDARRPAPGPPVLGAPREEKSECEEWYERAAQQGHRRAQVRVGMLAAGRGDVAEAARWYREAAEAGSRNGAFNLGLLLAREGGEREAALWWTRAAHAGHGRAALRLALLAARRGELTEGRRWCARAVELGPAEVAERAARLSEALHQELTA from the coding sequence ATGGTATTTATGGGGGACAGGGCAACTCTGTTGGAGACAGGGCGGTTTGTGCAGCGGCACGCGAGGAACGCCGCAGACGAGATCATCGAGGCCGCGGGGGCCGTCGATGAGACCGTCGACACCACCGCCGAACACGAGACCGAGGCCGAGACCGAGGCCCGCCACCGGCGTGCCGCCGAGAGCGGCGACGCCGCGTCGATGAGCGTCTTCGGCGCGCTGCTGCTGCGCCGCGGCGACCTGGACGGCGCCGAGCCGTATCTGCGCGGTGCCACCGCCGAGGGCGACCGCGCCGCCGCGAACAACCTGGGCGTGCTGCTGCACCAGCGCGGCTACCCGGACGAGGCCGCCGGCTGGTGGCGGGTCGCCGCCGTCGCCGGCTCCGCGCCCGCCGCGCACGCCCTGGGCCGCCACCACCGCGAGCGCGGCGACGAGCCCGGCGCCGAGTACTGGCTGCGCCAGTCCGCCGAGCAGGGCCACGCCCTCGGCGCGTACGCCCTCGCCGACCTCCTGGAGCACCGCAGCGACGTCGGCGCCGAGCGCTGGCTGCGCGCCGCCGCCGAGCAGGGGCACCGCGAGGCCGCCTACCGGCTCGCGCTCTCCCTGGAGCGGCGGGCGACCGAGCCGGCCCGCGGCCCGCACACCTACGACACCGCCACCGGACTGCGGACGGCCGCCGACGGCGCCGCCCCCGCCGGGGAGGGCGCCGCCGCGCCGAAGGGCGGGCTCACCGAGGCCGAGCAGTGGTTCCGGCAGGCCGCCGCGCGCGGACACCGGCGGGCCGCCCTGCACCTGGGCGTCCTCCTGGAGAAGCGCGGCGAGCTCAAGGAGGCCGGGCGCTGGTACCTGAGCTCCGCCAAGGACGGCGAGGCCAAGGCCGCCTGCGCGCTCGGCTTCCTGCTGCGCGACGCCGGCGACGAGGAGAGCGCCGCCGTGTGGTGGCTGCGGGCCGCCCAGGACGGCGACGGCAACGCCGCCAACGCGCTCGGAGCGCTGCACGCCGCCCGCGGGGAGCAGCAGACCGCCGAGCGCTGGTACCGGGCCGCCATGGACGCGGGCGACGTGAACGGCGCCTACAACCTCGGCCTGCTCTGCGCCGCGCAGGAGCGCACCGCCCAGGCCGAGCAGTGGTACCGCCGCGCGGCCTACGCCGGCCACCGGGAGGCGGCCAACGCGCTCGCCGTGCTGCTCCTGCAGGCCGGCGACGCGGGTGGCGCCGAGCCCTGGTTCTCCAAGGCCGCCGAGGCCGGCAGCGTCGACGCCGCCTTCAACCTGGGCATCCTGCACGCCGGCCGCGACGACGACCGTACGGCGCTGAGCTGGTACGAGCGGGCCGCGGCGGCCGGGCACACCGAGGCCGCGCTCCAGGTCGGCATCGCCTGCCTGCGCGACGGCGACGAGCAGGGCGCCGAGCGCCACCTGCGGTGCGCCGCGGGCGGCGGCAGCGCCGAGGCGGCCTTCCGGCTCGCCTCGGTCCTCGACGCGCGCCGTCCCGCGCCCGGCCCGCCGGTGCTCGGCGCGCCGCGCGAGGAGAAGAGCGAGTGCGAGGAGTGGTACGAGCGCGCCGCCCAGCAGGGCCACCGCCGTGCCCAGGTCCGGGTCGGCATGCTCGCCGCCGGGCGCGGCGACGTCGCCGAGGCGGCCCGCTGGTACCGGGAGGCGGCCGAGGCGGGCTCCCGCAACGGCGCCTTCAACCTCGGCCTGCTGCTCGCCCGCGAGGGCGGCGAGCGGGAGGCGGCCCTGTGGTGGACGCGCGCCGCGCACGCCGGTCACGGCCGGGCCGCGCTGCGGCTCGCCCTGCTCGCGGCGCGCCGCGGGGAGCTCACCGAGGGGCGCCGCTGGTGCGCCCGCGCGGTGGAGCTCGGTCCGGCGGAGGTGGCGGAGCGGGCGGCTCGGCTCAGCGAGGCGCTGCACCAGGAGCTCACGGCGTAA
- a CDS encoding catalase, which translates to MTQGPLTTEAGAPVADNQNSETAGLGGPVLVQDQLLLEKLAHFNRERIPERVVHARGAGAYGTFTVTADVTAYTRAAFLSEVGKQTETFLRFSTVAGNLGAADAVRDPRGWALKFYTEEGNYDLVGNNTPVFFIKDAIKFPDFIHTQKRDPYTGSQEADNVWDFWGLSPESTHQVTWLFGDRGIPASYRHMNGYGSHTYQWNNEAGEVFWVKYHFKTDQGIKNLTQAEANRLAGEDPDSHQRDLRESIERGDFPTWTVQVQIMPAADAANYRFNPFDLTKVWPHEDYPPIEIGRLELNRNPQNVFAEVEQSIFSPAHFVPGIGPSPDKMLQGRLFAYGDAHRYRVGINADHLPVNRPHATEARTHSRDGFLYDGRHAGAKNYEPNSFGGPHQTDRPLWQPAAVSGLTGDHAAPSHAEDDDFVQAGNLYRLMSEDEKGRLVENLAGFIAKVSRDDIAERAIGNFRKADGDFGKRLDAAVQALRG; encoded by the coding sequence GTGACGCAGGGACCGCTCACCACCGAGGCCGGGGCGCCGGTCGCCGACAACCAGAACAGCGAGACCGCGGGCCTCGGCGGACCGGTCCTCGTCCAGGACCAGCTGCTCCTGGAGAAGCTCGCCCACTTCAACCGGGAGCGCATCCCGGAGCGCGTCGTCCACGCGCGCGGCGCGGGCGCCTACGGCACCTTCACGGTGACGGCCGACGTCACGGCGTACACCAGGGCCGCGTTCCTCTCCGAGGTCGGCAAGCAGACCGAGACCTTCCTGCGCTTCTCCACCGTCGCCGGCAACCTCGGCGCGGCCGACGCCGTGCGCGACCCGCGCGGCTGGGCGCTGAAGTTCTACACCGAGGAGGGCAACTACGACCTCGTCGGCAACAACACCCCGGTGTTCTTCATCAAGGACGCCATCAAGTTCCCCGACTTCATCCACACCCAGAAGCGCGACCCGTACACCGGCTCGCAGGAGGCGGACAACGTCTGGGACTTCTGGGGTCTGAGCCCCGAGTCCACGCACCAGGTGACCTGGCTCTTCGGCGACCGCGGCATCCCCGCCTCGTACCGCCACATGAACGGCTACGGCTCGCACACCTACCAGTGGAACAACGAGGCCGGCGAGGTCTTCTGGGTCAAGTACCACTTCAAGACCGACCAGGGGATCAAGAACCTCACCCAGGCCGAGGCCAACCGCCTGGCCGGCGAGGACCCGGACTCCCACCAGCGCGACCTGCGCGAGTCCATCGAGCGCGGCGACTTCCCGACCTGGACCGTGCAGGTGCAGATCATGCCCGCGGCCGACGCGGCGAACTACCGCTTCAACCCCTTCGACCTCACCAAGGTCTGGCCGCACGAGGACTACCCGCCGATCGAGATCGGCAGGCTCGAACTCAACCGCAACCCGCAGAACGTCTTCGCCGAGGTCGAGCAGTCGATCTTCTCCCCGGCGCACTTCGTGCCCGGCATCGGCCCGTCCCCGGACAAGATGCTGCAGGGCCGCCTCTTCGCGTACGGCGACGCCCACCGCTACCGCGTCGGCATCAACGCCGACCACCTGCCGGTGAACCGCCCGCACGCCACCGAGGCGCGCACCCACTCCCGTGACGGCTTCCTCTACGACGGCCGGCACGCGGGGGCGAAGAACTACGAGCCCAACAGCTTCGGCGGCCCGCACCAGACCGACCGCCCGCTGTGGCAGCCCGCCGCCGTCTCCGGCCTCACCGGCGACCACGCCGCCCCCTCGCACGCCGAGGACGACGACTTCGTGCAGGCGGGCAACCTCTACCGGCTGATGTCGGAGGACGAGAAGGGCCGTCTGGTGGAGAACCTGGCGGGCTTCATCGCCAAGGTCTCGCGCGACGACATCGCCGAGCGGGCGATCGGCAACTTCCGCAAGGCGGACGGTGACTTCGGCAAGCGGCTCGACGCCGCGGTCCAGGCCCTGCGTGGCTGA